Within the Deinococcus peraridilitoris DSM 19664 genome, the region CGTGATGACCAACTCATCGTCGCTCACTTGCAGGCGAGACTCGAGGATGGCGCTGTCCGACAGGTACCGGCGTCCGGCGGGCACGCTGTGCGGCAAATCAATGCGCCATGAGCCGCCGCGCTGCTCATCCAGCAATCGCGCGAAGAGTGACGGTGCATCAAAACGCGCCGGGCAATACCAGACGATTTCACCCAAAGGCGTGACGAGCGCGCTGGTGCGGCGGTCGCTGAGCAGACCCAGGTCACGAATCTGAAGGTCTGGCAGCGCGCCCTGAAGCTCGCCTTCGCGTGACCTGATCATGTTCGTTGCTGGCTGGTTGTTCATGCTGACCTCTGATCTTCATTCAGGCTACGGGGTACGGATGCCTGGACGTGTCAAGTCCACGACGAAATGGTGGAACACTCAAGGGAAGATGTAAGCTGAAGCGCCATGAATGCGGATTTCTGGCGAACGTATCTTGGCACTCCGCGTTCAGGGCTCTCCTCTCTGGCAGACGGGCGAGTCACGAGCACGACGAGACGGGAAACGATCAGAGCCCAAAGGGTACATACATTTGGCGCCTCGAACAAACCGCCTCCTGCCCTCTGAAAGCGTCAGGATACTCACGTCAGGGCCGACCGGATCCTGCGGGGCAAAAGCACACAGCAGCTCACCCTGCTGTCAGGGAAGACAGCTCACCGGAAGGAAGCGTCGTCGGGTAACGGCATGACGCAGCCGAATCACGCGCATGCGGAGAACTCCAGCTGGCTTGACCTGCTCGACTGGCGCTGGCAAGTCACGACCTGTATCGTCAGGTCCGCAGCGTCCTTCCGATCGATCCGCTTCCCGCGCACGAAAGATGGCGGATGGTCCGCAATGACCTGTTCGGGAACCACTCACAGGCACCGCTCTCTCGGACCACCAAGCAGGGACACCGGGAACTGCCCCTCTGGCCTCGCCGTATGAAGCCCTTCACGTCCATCGCACGTGAAGGGCTTCACATTGTATTCATCCTGACTGAAGGGATGCGCTGTGTCTCTCCAGCCAGCTCAGGTAACGGGCTCACCACGCCACTCGCGCGAACTGAACGCCTCGTCGAGCGGGGTGTTAAAGACATGGTTGGCGTAGTTGCTGATGGTCTTCACGGCAATCGCCAGGATCACGTCGAGGATATGCTGCTCACTGTACCCGGCGTCGAAAAAGGCCTGGGCAGCCGCCTGGTCCGGTCGGCCACGCGTGTCGTGCATGACCCGCACGAAGGTGCGCAGCGCCTCGAGCCGGGCGTCCGGGATGGGCCGGCCGTCACGAATGGCGTCGGTGACCTCCGTGGGAACCTTGGACATCTGGTCGGCGATGAAACTGTGCACACTGGTGCAGTACTCGCAGCTATTTTCGCGGCTGAGTGTCAGAAAGACGACTTCCTGCTCGACCGGGTTCAGGCGTGAGGACTTGCGCAAGTGGTCGTAGCCGTTCAGGTAGGTTTCGAGCAGCCCAGGGTGGTTGGCCATCAAGAGGTACATGTTGGGCAGCCGCCCGACCTGTCGCTTGGCGCGCTCGAGCACTTCGCGCGCTTCGGGTTCGGCGTTTTCGAGGGTAACCTGGGGAAGCTGAAGGTGATAAGGCTTGCTCACGCTTTCCTTTCCGTTGCTCTGGTGTGGTGTTCAGCCTTGAGGGGAGGCACCGAGGTGCTGGTCGAGCATCTGGGCGATCGCGCGCTTGGGATGAGCGCCGATCACAGCGTCAACCGGCTGGCCGTCTTTCAGCAGCAGCAGTGTCGGGATGCCCTGGATGCCGAACTCGGCGGCCATCCGTGGGTTTTCGTCCACGTTGATCTTGGCGACCTGCACGCGTCCGGCGTACTCCCCGGCGAGTTGCTCGACGATCGGCCCGACGGTGCGGCAGGGTCCGCACCAGGGCGCCCAGAAATCCACCAGCGTCAGGCCGTTGGCGGTGGTGTCGTTGAAGGTATCGTCGGACAGCACAGTGGGTGTAACGCTCATAAGGTGACCTCGTCTTGCTCTTGCTCTTCTCGTGTTGCCACTTCTTGAACTTCCAGGTGGGCAAGCATGCGCTCGGCGCTCATGGCGGCGCGGGTTCCGGCACCGACGCTGGTGGCGAGCTGGCGGTAGGAGTAGTCACTGACGTCCCCGGCCGCGAAGACCCCCGGCACCGAGGTGAAGATCTCGTCGTTGACCTCCACATACCCGTCATCACGCAGTTTCACCAGCTCACCCAGAAAACCGGTGTTCGGCTCATGACCGATGAACACGAATACCCCGTCCGTGGCCATCTCCTGCACTTCACCGCTCTTGAGGTTGCGCACCCTCACCCCGGTGACCGCCTGGTCACCCAGCACTTCCTCCACGGCACTGTCCCAGACGAACTTCATCTTGGGATTGGAAAAGGCCCGCGCCTGCGCCACCTTGTTGGCCCGCAGGGTGTCACGGCGGTGAATGACCGTCACGGTGTCGGCGAACTTGGTCAGAAAGAGGCCTTCTTCGATGGCGGCGTCTCCCCCACCGATTACCACCACCTGTTTGCTCCGGTAGAAGAAGCCGTCGCAGGTGGCGCAGGTGCTGACCCCCCGCCCCCAGTAGAGTTCCTCTCCGGGAATGCCCAGCCGTTTGGGATTGGCCCCCGTGGCGATGATCACCGCGCGGGCCGTGTAGTTCGCTTCGTAGCCTTTGATCACAAAGCCCTGGGCGGAGCGCTCGATACCCTCCACCTCGTCCATCTCCAGGGTGGCGCCGAACTTCTCGGCCTGCTGCACCATGCGCTGGGACAGTTCCATGCCGCTGATGGGATCCGGGAAGCCCGGGTAGTTCTCGACTTCTTCGGTCTGGGCGATCTGCCCGCCCGGCTGGCCTTTTTCGAGGATCAGGGTGCTCAGGCTGCCCCGTCCGGTGTAGATCGCCGCCGTCAATCCGGCCGGTCCTCCGCCGATGATCACCACGTCGTATTCATGAATTGCACGCATGTTGCTCCTGAGTGTGGACGCTCCGGGTCAGCGGCTGGAGGCTCGCTGCTCAGGGAGTCAGGGATGTGGCTAACGCCTGGCGGGGATCAGTGAAGGCTGATGTTGATTTCATCTGGCTGCTGCGAGAGGTTGCTCCAAAAACGCGCCAACATTCCATTCCCGCCTGATCGTCCTTTCTCAAGGGCTCGCTTTCCTCGAATGACTTCAGGCTCCTCATGGAAGGGCTCAATCGGCGGCGCTGCTGAGTGGCGGGGCGTGCGGGAAGTCGATGTCGGTGTCGGCGACATTGTTGAGGTAGTTGGTGAGGATGTTGTAGGCGACATTCACCGTTATCTCGACGATCTCTTCGTCGTTATAACCGGCGTCACGGATTGCCTGAAGATCCATGTTGGTGACGCGCCCACGTTGCTCGACGATGGCCTGGGCGAAACCCAGGGCCGCCTGAACTTTCGGGTCACTGGCTTGACCCTGACGGGCTTGCCGGACGTTCTGGTCGTCAAGCCCACGCATTTTTCCCAGCATGCTGTGCGCGGCGAGGCAGTAATCGCAACCGTTCGCCTGCGCGACGACCAGGGCGATCTGTTCACGCAGTTGAGGGCTGAGAGTTCCGCTCTGCACGCCGTTCCCGAAGCCGAGGTAGCCGTTGAGCGCCGCGGGCGATTGCGCGAAGGTGGTGACGAGGTTGGGGAGTTTTCCGCCCATTTTGCTTTTGACGGTGTAGAGGGTCTGCTGAAGTTCAGGGCTGGCCGTTTCCGGGTTGATGGGGCTGATGCGTGGCATGTCGTGCTCCTTTTCGGTTTGGGAGGTGGGCTTTCGGGGCTGTCAGGCTTCTCGAGGGTTTTGAAGTAGACCAGTCGACTTGAATGTGGGTCGGTCCGTTCCATGAACACCTGATCTGCAGCCTGCCTGAGGAGCGGGTGGTCTTGTGTCGCGCATACGACATGCGCAGGACATGGAGTGGCCGCCGCGGCGTCGCCTACCTGGGGAGCGACTATCAGGCAGGCGATCTCACCTTATGCCTGCTCTGGCCACCGCGACTTTTCGCCGTGGCCACCACAAGGCTGCACCCAGCACAAAAAGGCCCAAGGTCCCCAGCAACAGCAGATCTCGAATGAAACCCACGGTTTTCGCCTGCAAAGGGTAAAGCTGGTGTTCTCGCAGGTATTGCTCGCTCACCAGCCGAGACCCAGCCGGACCACGTCCGGGCAGAAACGCCTGCTCGTCACGGATGATCAGCAGCTGCGGCGAACCGATCAGGGTACCCTGCCCAGAATCTCCGAACAGCGACGCGCTCCCGGTCGTGCCGGGCTCAACACGCTGTACGAGCTGCGCACCTCGGGTGGTGAACACCGCACCGACGAGGATACTGACAGCGAGTATCAGCGCGGTCATCATCATGACGAACCCGAAGCGAGGCAGAAATCTGCGCATGCCTTATTTGTTGCTGGCGATGAATTTCACCGTGAGCGGGACGACGTCATTGACACGTCCCACGTTGACGGCCGCATTCCTGACGCCGTAATCGCTGAGTTTGACATTGAATTTCGCGACCACCGCGACCACGTCTCCTTTGGCTCCAACCGCCCTGGTGGCCTCGTTTGCGGGAGTGTAGCGTACAGTGGCGTCCGCCGTGACAGGCCGGGTCACGCCGTTCATGGTGACGCTGCCCTGCACGCGGTACCGGTCGCCTTCCAGGTGACGGACGCTCGTCGTCGTGAATTTGACTTCCGGGCGGGCATCGAAGTTGAACCAGTCTTTGCCGCGCATGTGCTCGTTGCGCAGGGTGAGGCCCGTGTCGATGCTGCTGGCGTCGATCAGTACTGAACCGCTGCCGCTCTTCGCCTGGGGATCAAAGCTGAGGGTTCCGCTGAGTTTGTTGGTCCGTCCGGTGAAGTTCTCCACCGCCGTTTCGTTCTCGACAATCAGTACGTTCTGCGCTT harbors:
- a CDS encoding carboxymuconolactone decarboxylase family protein, with amino-acid sequence MSKPYHLQLPQVTLENAEPEAREVLERAKRQVGRLPNMYLLMANHPGLLETYLNGYDHLRKSSRLNPVEQEVVFLTLSRENSCEYCTSVHSFIADQMSKVPTEVTDAIRDGRPIPDARLEALRTFVRVMHDTRGRPDQAAAQAFFDAGYSEQHILDVILAIAVKTISNYANHVFNTPLDEAFSSREWRGEPVT
- the trxA gene encoding thioredoxin, with the protein product MSVTPTVLSDDTFNDTTANGLTLVDFWAPWCGPCRTVGPIVEQLAGEYAGRVQVAKINVDENPRMAAEFGIQGIPTLLLLKDGQPVDAVIGAHPKRAIAQMLDQHLGASPQG
- the trxB gene encoding thioredoxin-disulfide reductase, which produces MRAIHEYDVVIIGGGPAGLTAAIYTGRGSLSTLILEKGQPGGQIAQTEEVENYPGFPDPISGMELSQRMVQQAEKFGATLEMDEVEGIERSAQGFVIKGYEANYTARAVIIATGANPKRLGIPGEELYWGRGVSTCATCDGFFYRSKQVVVIGGGDAAIEEGLFLTKFADTVTVIHRRDTLRANKVAQARAFSNPKMKFVWDSAVEEVLGDQAVTGVRVRNLKSGEVQEMATDGVFVFIGHEPNTGFLGELVKLRDDGYVEVNDEIFTSVPGVFAAGDVSDYSYRQLATSVGAGTRAAMSAERMLAHLEVQEVATREEQEQDEVTL
- a CDS encoding carboxymuconolactone decarboxylase family protein → MPRISPINPETASPELQQTLYTVKSKMGGKLPNLVTTFAQSPAALNGYLGFGNGVQSGTLSPQLREQIALVVAQANGCDYCLAAHSMLGKMRGLDDQNVRQARQGQASDPKVQAALGFAQAIVEQRGRVTNMDLQAIRDAGYNDEEIVEITVNVAYNILTNYLNNVADTDIDFPHAPPLSSAAD
- a CDS encoding YceI family protein; this translates as MKRYALTLTLTGTLSLALAAPQTFKILSENEAQNVLIVENETAVENFTGRTNKLSGTLSFDPQAKSGSGSVLIDASSIDTGLTLRNEHMRGKDWFNFDARPEVKFTTTSVRHLEGDRYRVQGSVTMNGVTRPVTADATVRYTPANEATRAVGAKGDVVAVVAKFNVKLSDYGVRNAAVNVGRVNDVVPLTVKFIASNK